Proteins co-encoded in one Solea senegalensis isolate Sse05_10M linkage group LG8, IFAPA_SoseM_1, whole genome shotgun sequence genomic window:
- the LOC122773581 gene encoding paramyosin-like, with translation MLQKKSSKTSAPFCLKDKKEIQKLKDDLKGNQVKIKELTDDLTVQQQENLEKNNEIQILHLKIHKLQSDIEAKDKTVSLLQEKDNQWALDLFEEQAKNYNLRSDHEAALFQQQKHADTLKHLTHENEHMVSENKMLREKLDAQKRVPQQHHADILEHLNFENELSSGNKRLQSQLDDGQTRVFQQQDADKLALLTHENQKLASENKRLQSKLEDARKRDSQQQQNNVDKLSHLTHENQHLASENKRLQGKLEDARKRMCQHQRVEDKLEHLTYENQHLASENNRVQGKLEDARKRVSQQQQDIDKLEHLTHRIQQLASENKKLQSKVEDSRKRVSQHQRVIDKVAHLTNEKQQLASGYKRLQNKLEETQKRVSEHQQVVNEVEHLTHENQQLTSENKRLQDKNFEDAQKRVFLQEKDSKKLALLTCENQQLISEYKRLQDKLEDATKNKFQQQKDADKLEHLTQENQQLTSENKRLQDKNVEDAQKREFLPQKDTNKIAHLTRENQQLTSENKRLQVKLDDAQKRVIQRQGDVDKLKHLTHESQRLVSENRRLQIELKDARKVVFQQQDADKSQYLTQRKIERTLKESQIERELNLDYFLAAYKIEEMEDDASTESGGMAYGMQTLIRTKYKAMETKFNRIVDDRLHLTHHHRDVMSQNTTTKYQGTTAKPEIMVDKSAGLMGKISLDEHPCNRTQEKSESVILQKKAGRTESALEKERATCEQCNADLREVFQKQMKTVTECQQLAEALQKAQDSYNCLQAKYQAQSHFQERCISDTEVKLKEQKLALDEKTKALLNLQNDYRHLMKKYNDINSSFHELLKVHTAIQPTWSSCQ, from the coding sequence ATGCttcaaaagaaaagcagcaaaacatcAGCCCCTTTTTGtcttaaagacaaaaaagagatcCAGAAACTCAAAGATGATCTCAAGGGGAACCAGGTCAAAATAAAGGAACTAACAGATGATCTCACTGTGCAACAGCAGGAAaatcttgaaaaaaataatgaaattcaGATCCTTCACCTTAAAATTCATAAACTTCAGAGTGATATAGAGGCCAAGGACAAAACTGTTTCCTTGCTGCAAGAGAAAGATAACCAATGGGCTTTAGACCTATTTGAGGAACAAGCAAAAAACTACAACCTTCGGAGTGATCATGAGGCTGCATTGttccagcagcagaaacatgcAGATACACTTAAACATCTGACTCATGAAAATGAACATATGGTTTCTGAGAACAAGATGCTGCGAGAAAAACTTGATGCCCAGAAGAGGGTGCCCCAGCAACACCATGCAGATATACTGGaacatttgaactttgaaaatGAACTGTCCTCTGGAAACAAGAGGTTGCAGAGTCAACTTGATGATGGCCAGACAAGGGTGTTCCAGCAGCAGGATGCAGATAAACTGGCACTTCTGACTCATGAAAACCAAAAACTGGCTTCTGAGAACAAGAGGCTCCAAAGTAAATTAGAGGATGCCCGAAAAAGGGattcccagcagcagcagaataatgTAGACAAATTGTCACATCTGACACATGAAAACCAACATCTGGCCTCTGAGAACAAAAGGCTGCAAGGTAAATTAGAGGATGCCCGAAAAAGGATGTGCCAGCATCAACGTGTTGAAGATAAACTTGAACATCTGACTTATGAAAATCAACATCTAGCTTCTGAGAATAACAGAGTGCAAGGTAAACTGGAGGATGCCCGAAAAAGGgtatcacagcagcagcaagataTAGATAAATTGGAACATCTGACTCATAGAATCCAACAATTGGCATCTGAGAACAAGAAGCTGCAAAGTAAAGTTGAGGATTCTCGAAAAAGGGTGTCCCAGCATCAGAGGGTTATAGATAAAGTAGCACATCTgactaatgaaaaacaacaactggctTCTGGGTATAAGAGGTTGCAAAATAAGCTTGAGGAGACCCAAAAAAGGGTGTCTGAGCATCAGCAGGTTGTCAATGAAGTGGAACACCTGACTCATGAAAACCAACAATTGACTTCTGAGAACAAGAGGTTGCAAGATAAAAACTTTGAGGATGCCCAGAAAAGAGTGTTCCTGCAGGAGAAAGATTCAAAGAAACTGGCGCTTCTCACTTGTGAAAACCAACAACTGATTTCTGAGTACAAGAGGCTGCAAGATAAACTTGAGgatgcaacaaaaaacaagttcCAACAGCAGAAAGATGCAGATAAACTCGAACATCTGACTCAAGAAAACCAACAATTGACCTCTGAAAACAAGAGGCTACAAGATAAAAATGTTGAGGATGCACAAAAAAGAGAGTTCCTGCCgcagaaagacacaaacaaaatagcACATCTGACTCGTGAAAACCAACAACTGACCTCTGAGAACAAGAGGCTACAAGTAAAGCTTGACGATGCCCAAAAAAGGGTGATCCAGCGGCAGGGAGATGTAGATAAACTCAAACATCTGACTCATGAAAGCCAACGTCTGGTTTCTGAGAACAGAAGGCTGCAAATTGAGCTTAAGGATGCCCGAAAAGTGGTGTTCCAGCAGCAGGATGCAGATAAATCTCAATAtctgacacaaagaaaaattgAGCGTACCCTGAAAGAGAGCCAGATTGAGAGGGAACTTAATTTGGACTACTTCTTGGCAGCATATAAAATTGAAGAGATGGAAGATGACGCCTCTACAGAATCAGGGGGCATGGCATATGGCATGCAGACACTCATAAGGACTAAATACAAGGCTATGGAGACCAAATTTAACAGAATAGTGGATGATCGCCTCCACCTCACTCATCATCATAGAGATGTGATGTCACAGAATACCACCACTAAGTATCAAGGTACCACTGCTAAACCTGAGATTATGGTAGATAAATCTGCAGGATTAATGGGCAAAATAAGTCTGGACGAACATCCCTGCAACAGGACACAGGAAAAGTCTGAAAGTGTCATCTTACAGAAAAAAGCTGGTCGAACTGAGTCTGCTCTTGAAAAAGAAAGGGCCACATGTGAGCAGTGTAATGCTGACCTCAGGGAGGTTTTccaaaaacagatgaaaactgTGACGGAATGTCAGCAACTTGCCGAGGCGCTCCAGAAAGCTCAGGACAGCTATAACTGTCTGCAGGCAAAGTATCAGGCTCAATCACATTTTCAGGAAAGATGCATCAGTGACACTGAGGTCAAGCTCAAGGAGCAGAAATTGGCTTTAGATGAGAAAACAAAGGCTCTGCTGAACCTGCAAAATGATTACAGACATCTAATGAAGAAGTACAATGACATTAATTCTAGTTTTCATGAATTGCTTAAAGTCCACACTGCCATCCAACCCACCTGGTCATCATGCCAGTAA